Sequence from the Desulfobacterales bacterium genome:
ATATATACTCCGCTTATGTTAAACATAAACAAAATAAAGGAAAATTTGCATAAACGAGAAGATTTAAAAAAACAAAGTCGGCTTAAACTTTTTGGCTCTGCTAAAAAAGATTTTGATGCAATTATTTCTATGATCATCAATAAATATGGGCCTAAAAGAATTGTGCAATGGGGGTCTTTATTAGATGCTGAACAATTCGATTATAATTCGGATATTGATATTGCTG
This genomic interval carries:
- a CDS encoding nucleotidyltransferase domain-containing protein, which codes for MHKREDLKKQSRLKLFGSAKKDFDAIISMIINKYGPKRIVQWGSLLDAEQFDYNSDIDIAVEGIVDASKYFALLGDAMELTRFPLDIVQLEKIEPEFVELILSKGKIIYES